The sequence AAACCGGGCTGGAATACCCTTTTACGTTTTCAAACAAAAGTGCCGGGCCTGATTTTTCTTCAGCTATCTTACAGATATGTGATATTTCCAGTTCCCAGTCAACTTCAGCCTTAATTCTTGCTAACTGTCCTTCTTTCTCGCACAGAGATATAAACCCCCGCAAATCCATAGCGTTACCTCCTTCCATTTTTTTTGTATATTAACGTTAAATCCTTGACATATCAATTAATTTCTACTTATACTCTATAATAATAAATTATGTTTTCATACTCTTTAAACTCTCTGATCGTTTTCTACGCAGTTGCAAAGACACGCAGTTTTTCTAAAGCAGCCACTATACTGTTTATGACACAACCTGGGGTTTCAAATCACGTTGCACAGCTTGAGGCTCAAACTGGAACTATGCTGCTAAAAAGAGAAAAGGGCAAGTTTCAACTTACAAAAGAGGGAAAGACAGTTTTTAAATACGCCGAAAAAATAGAGACAGTTGCAAGAGGACTGGAAAATACCATAAAATCTATAAAAAAAGATGCAAAACCCTTACTCAGAATAGCTATAACACCGGTATACTCGAGGGTAATGATGCCCTATATACTTGGCGGCTTCCAGAAAGCCAACCCTGAAATTATGATAAAGCTTGACCTTGGAAACTCTGATGATATGCTAAAAACAGTTGTCAACATGCAAAATGACGTCGCAGTCTTAGCAAACCAAATGACGTCTCAAAAAGTATTCGCATTTCCCTTGCTAAAAGAAGAGCTTGTTCTCATAACATGCAACGATCATCCTCTCTCTACAAAAGAATCTGTATCACTCCAGGAAATAGCTGAATATCCTTTAGTCATAAGAGAGGAGGGTTCATCTACACGAAAAGTGGTACTATCAGCACTTAAATCGATTAATATAACTCCTCCTTCTTTAATCGAAGTAAAAAGCACGGAATTTATAAAAGAGTGGGTTTCACAGGGCAAGGGTGTGTCAATTCTTATTAAAAGGGCAGTAATGGATGATGAACGTAAGTATTTAAGGGTAATACCTTTAAAAGAGAACTTATCGCTGAAAGTGTCTGTACTATTTTTAAAATCAAAGAAATATGATACATCTATTCAAAAGTTTGTAGATCATATAGCACAATTTAAAGCAGAATCTTATTTGCAGCAGCTAAAAACCACAATCAGTTCGTCTTAAAATTCA is a genomic window of Pseudomonadota bacterium containing:
- a CDS encoding LysR family transcriptional regulator is translated as MFSYSLNSLIVFYAVAKTRSFSKAATILFMTQPGVSNHVAQLEAQTGTMLLKREKGKFQLTKEGKTVFKYAEKIETVARGLENTIKSIKKDAKPLLRIAITPVYSRVMMPYILGGFQKANPEIMIKLDLGNSDDMLKTVVNMQNDVAVLANQMTSQKVFAFPLLKEELVLITCNDHPLSTKESVSLQEIAEYPLVIREEGSSTRKVVLSALKSINITPPSLIEVKSTEFIKEWVSQGKGVSILIKRAVMDDERKYLRVIPLKENLSLKVSVLFLKSKKYDTSIQKFVDHIAQFKAESYLQQLKTTISSS